The window AAATGATGTAAACCAGCGTCACAAAACTCATCCCTTGGTTCAAAACGCCACAAATCCCAACAAAACTCCTCGGTGTACTCATATTATTCTCCAATGGCATAACAACACCAATAGCCTCAATAGCAAAAATCACAACACTTATACAAACCGGCAACGTGGTTATATCGACCACAGCCGGCCGTTCAGTGAACGAGGGAATCCCCTGAACAAGATAATAAAACGTAATGCCCAATCCCACAGCCATACAACCATTGGCAACCATGGAAACCGGCGCCAAGTATTTCAAATTCGGCACAAAAGCCAACAAAATCAGGGGTACCAACAGCAAGGCAATAGCCGCCCTAATATTCACTGAATTCTCCCCCCAGTAGTGTTCCGTAACGTAGAGAAAATTCTTCGCAATGATCACAGTGTAGCAACTACAGGTGGCAAAATAAGTCGCGAAAATTCCCCATAACACAGTCAGGCGTGCCACCCATGCAAATTTCCTCGCCCACTTTGGGCCTCTAAGACATGCTTGTTCCGCAACTTCGGCAAAACTCATCGCCGGTTTACCGGTTTTTTTGTACAACTCGTGTGCCGAAGCCACGAGGATGTAAGCACAGTGTGTGCAAATTATGGACACTACTATTGTGGCAAAAATCCCTAGAACAAGTCCCGAGGCTTTGAAAGCTGCCGGCATTGATAAAATTCCTGTGCCTAGTGAAGCTTTAAGGAGATGGGTCAAAGTATCACAGTTTCTGAAAGTAAAGTTTAGAGCGCGACGACTCGGAGGGCGTTAAACTTACGAAACTGGGTGATCCAGCACCCGGGTTTTGAACGGGTCAAAGTCGGCATTTGCGGCTTCTAAATCGTTGTCTTTTGTTACTTTGTACCTGGAAATTGTACGTAAGCGATTTTGTTGGCAGTTTTTTTCCACTTACGTTGTCACATTTCCGTTGATTGACGATTCGTCTTTTGGGAGAAATGTTTCCATTTCGGTTGTGGTGCCATTTGGAATTTTGTCCGCCTAAAACAGTTGATtgattttcattatttaaggCGTAgtaaatatagaaaaaaaattgactattCAATGCTAAtttgtttggtttttgctatttttaaagttaaatagtGCTAAAATTATGCGCCCCTTTGTTAGTTCACTATTGTTTTGCACAAGAGTGAGTTCAAGGCTGTTTTATACCTCAAAGAACCAACTTACTGATAGAAATAATTACagtaataatgaaaaaattatttcgataaAAGTAAAAGCAAAAGTAAACgacgaaaaaacaaaaaaattgtggaaaaatggttttagTTTAAGTACAGAGTGATTCAAACAACTTCaacctaaataaaaatttttgtcacatttgatttaattatacaaaaatattttccaaacaTTCCAAAGATCAAAGTGTGCTAAACTAAACTATACACAGGTGAGTAccatattgtatttttgtaacatcttttatttttgtataattcgtatattttttgctgtaaattattattttaacaacaaataaaatcttaattttcgttt of the Tribolium castaneum strain GA2 chromosome 1, icTriCast1.1, whole genome shotgun sequence genome contains:
- the LOC656009 gene encoding proton-coupled amino acid transporter-like protein pathetic isoform X2; amino-acid sequence: MADKIPNGTTTEMETFLPKDESSINGNVTTYKVTKDNDLEAANADFDPFKTRVLDHPVSNCDTLTHLLKASLGTGILSMPAAFKASGLVLGIFATIVVSIICTHCAYILVASAHELYKKTGKPAMSFAEVAEQACLRGPKWARKFAWVARLTVLWGIFATYFATCSCYTVIIAKNFLYVTEHYWGENSVNIRAAIALLLVPLILLAFVPNLKYLAPVSMVANGCMAVGLGITFYYLVQGIPSFTERPAVVDITTLPVCISVVIFAIEAIGVVMPLENNMSTPRSFVGICGVLNQGMSFVTLVYIILGFFGYLKYGEETKDSITYNLPREAIAAQAVNVLVGIAVFCTYGLQFYVCLDIAWSQMKDKFVKRETLANYGLRTVLVTLSVLIAVAVPTIIPFVSLIGAFCFSILGLMCPVFIEVLTFWDKGFGKGNWKIVKNVIIVLTGCLALIFGSKSAIQDIIKLFY